In Equus asinus isolate D_3611 breed Donkey chromosome 13, EquAss-T2T_v2, whole genome shotgun sequence, one DNA window encodes the following:
- the LOC106830196 gene encoding CMRF35-like molecule 9 isoform X2, with amino-acid sequence MWLFPALLLLIIPGCFSIHGPGTVSGPEGGSVTIECHYNSGWETYKKWWGRGNAWRSCRILVKTTGSEQEVKKDRVSIKDDHRCRTFAVTMEKLRSDDEDTYWCGIERYGIDQGVQVKVTVGPAYTTTPPTLLITNTTESMTTDQSEPMTPASLTSSSPVTQSVNNSPASLTSSSPVTQSVNNSPASLTSSSPVTQSVNNSPASLTSSSPVTQSVNNSPASLTSSSPVTQSVNNSPASLTSSSPVTQSVNNSPASLTSSSPVTQSVNNSPASLTSSSPVTQSVNNSQPLPLTSPLIRVLLCNIHFVLLTSMKVSLLGILLCTVMWLSRSQRDSRGKQRQSEQENHSSHAIDTLTPEEQTSGTS; translated from the exons ATGTGGCTGTTCCCGGCTCTGCTCCTTCTCATCATCCCGG GCTGTTTCTCCATCCATGGTCCGGGGACAGTGAGCGGCCCCGAAGGGGGTTCGGTGACCATTGAGTGTCACTACAATTCAGGGTGGGAGACCTACAAGAAGTGGTGGGGCCGTGGAAACGCCTGGCGTTCCTGCCGAATCCTTGTTAAAACCACTGGGTCAGAGCAAGAGGTGAAGAAGGACCGAGTGTCCATCAAGGATGATCACAGATGCCGCACGTTCGCTGTGACCATGGAAAAGCTCAGGAGTGACGACGAAGACACCTACTGGTGTGGGATTGAGAGATACGGAATTGACCAGGGGGTCCAAGTAAAAGTTACCGTTGGTCCAG CATATACAACAACCCCACCCACACTGCTGATAACAAACACGACTGAATCTATGACGACAGACCAGTCTGAACCTATGACACCGGCCAGTCTGACTTCCTCGTCTCCAGTCACCCAGAGCGTCAACAACAGCCCGGCCAGTCTGACTTCCTCGTCTCCAGTCACCCAGAGCGTCAACAACAGCCCGGCCAGTCTGACTTCCTCGTCTCCAGTCACCCAGAGCGTCAACAACAGCCCGGCCAGTCTGACTTCCTCGTCTCCAGTCACCCAGAGCGTCAACAACAGCCCGGCCAGTCTGACTTCCTCGTCTCCAGTCACCCAGAGCGTCAACAACAGCCCGGCCAGTCTGACTTCCTCGTCTCCAGTCACCCAGAGCGTCAACAACAGCCCGGCCAGTCTGACTTCCTCGTCTCCAGTCACCCAGAGCGTCAACAACAGCCCGGCCAGTCTGACTTCCTCGTCTCCAGTCACCCAGAGCGTCAACAACAGCCAACCCTTGCCTCTGACCAGCCCCCTCATCAG GGTCCTGCTCTGCAACATCCACTTTGTGCTCCTGACATCCATGAAGGTGTCCCTGCTTGGGATCCTGCTATGTACCGTGATGTGGTTAAGCAGGAGTCAGCGGGACTCCAGGGGGAAACAACGTCAGTCTGAGCAGGAGAACCACAGTTCCCATGCCATCGACACCCTCACACCGGAGGAGCAGACAAGTGGGACCTCCTGA
- the LOC106830196 gene encoding CMRF35-like molecule 9 isoform X1, translated as MWLFPALLLLIIPGCFSIHGPGTVSGPEGGSVTIECHYNSGWETYKKWWGRGNAWRSCRILVKTTGSEQEVKKDRVSIKDDHRCRTFAVTMEKLRSDDEDTYWCGIERYGIDQGVQVKVTVGPAAYTTTPPTLLITNTTESMTTDQSEPMTPASLTSSSPVTQSVNNSPASLTSSSPVTQSVNNSPASLTSSSPVTQSVNNSPASLTSSSPVTQSVNNSPASLTSSSPVTQSVNNSPASLTSSSPVTQSVNNSPASLTSSSPVTQSVNNSPASLTSSSPVTQSVNNSQPLPLTSPLIRVLLCNIHFVLLTSMKVSLLGILLCTVMWLSRSQRDSRGKQRQSEQENHSSHAIDTLTPEEQTSGTS; from the exons ATGTGGCTGTTCCCGGCTCTGCTCCTTCTCATCATCCCGG GCTGTTTCTCCATCCATGGTCCGGGGACAGTGAGCGGCCCCGAAGGGGGTTCGGTGACCATTGAGTGTCACTACAATTCAGGGTGGGAGACCTACAAGAAGTGGTGGGGCCGTGGAAACGCCTGGCGTTCCTGCCGAATCCTTGTTAAAACCACTGGGTCAGAGCAAGAGGTGAAGAAGGACCGAGTGTCCATCAAGGATGATCACAGATGCCGCACGTTCGCTGTGACCATGGAAAAGCTCAGGAGTGACGACGAAGACACCTACTGGTGTGGGATTGAGAGATACGGAATTGACCAGGGGGTCCAAGTAAAAGTTACCGTTGGTCCAG CAGCATATACAACAACCCCACCCACACTGCTGATAACAAACACGACTGAATCTATGACGACAGACCAGTCTGAACCTATGACACCGGCCAGTCTGACTTCCTCGTCTCCAGTCACCCAGAGCGTCAACAACAGCCCGGCCAGTCTGACTTCCTCGTCTCCAGTCACCCAGAGCGTCAACAACAGCCCGGCCAGTCTGACTTCCTCGTCTCCAGTCACCCAGAGCGTCAACAACAGCCCGGCCAGTCTGACTTCCTCGTCTCCAGTCACCCAGAGCGTCAACAACAGCCCGGCCAGTCTGACTTCCTCGTCTCCAGTCACCCAGAGCGTCAACAACAGCCCGGCCAGTCTGACTTCCTCGTCTCCAGTCACCCAGAGCGTCAACAACAGCCCGGCCAGTCTGACTTCCTCGTCTCCAGTCACCCAGAGCGTCAACAACAGCCCGGCCAGTCTGACTTCCTCGTCTCCAGTCACCCAGAGCGTCAACAACAGCCAACCCTTGCCTCTGACCAGCCCCCTCATCAG GGTCCTGCTCTGCAACATCCACTTTGTGCTCCTGACATCCATGAAGGTGTCCCTGCTTGGGATCCTGCTATGTACCGTGATGTGGTTAAGCAGGAGTCAGCGGGACTCCAGGGGGAAACAACGTCAGTCTGAGCAGGAGAACCACAGTTCCCATGCCATCGACACCCTCACACCGGAGGAGCAGACAAGTGGGACCTCCTGA
- the CD300E gene encoding CMRF35-like molecule 2, with translation MRLLPALLLLCLPGCLSLTGPSYVMGTTGGSLSVQCHYEEMYKGYNKYWCRGQYDTACNIIVETKGEEREERNGRVSIRDCADKLTFTVTMENLNADDAGTYWCRIQTVWILDAWSYDPSVQVKVFVFPASSTTTGRTTRPAAPATLPVVNTRQNVSTGEVLTHSSGSPLSNIHFLLLVFLKLPLFLSMLAAVLWVNRPQRGPGGRQSQPAQGNPPGSAPSLGTLCPAI, from the exons ATGCGgctgctcccagctctgctccttctctgcctcccag GCTGTTTGTCCCTGACAGGCCCCAGCTATGTGATGGGCACCACGGGGGGCTCTCTGAGCGTGCAGTGTCACTACGAGGAGATGTACAAGGGATATAACAAATACTGGTGCCGAGGACAGTATGACACAGCATGTAACATAATTGTGGAaaccaaaggagaagagagagaagagaggaatggcCGTGTGTCCATCAGAGACTGTGCTGATAAGCTCACCTTCACAGTGACCATGGAGAACCTCAACGCAGATGATGCTGGAACTTACTGGTGTAGGATTCAGACGGTATGGATCCTGGACGCGTGGTCATATGACCCTTCAGTCCAGGTTAAGGTGTTTGTTTTCCCAG CATCAAGTACAACCACAGGGAGGACCACACGTCCAGCTGCACCTGCCACTCTTCCAGTGGTGAACACCAGGCAGAACGTCAGCACTGGGGAGGTGCTGACCCACAGCTCAGG GTCCCCACTCAGCAACATCCACTTCCTGCTCCTGGTCTTCCTGAAGCTACCCCTGTTCCTGAGCATGCTTGCTGCTGTCCTCTGGGTGAACAGACCTCAGAGGGGCCCCGGAGGGAGACAGAGTCAGCCTGCCCAGGGGAATCCACCAGGCAGTGCGCCATCCTTAGGAACACTGTGTCCAGCAATATAG